Proteins co-encoded in one Nicotiana sylvestris chromosome 7, ASM39365v2, whole genome shotgun sequence genomic window:
- the LOC138873965 gene encoding secreted RxLR effector protein 161-like: MEYGILVDETKYRRMIGSLLYLTASDKEDRKSTRGTCQLLGKTLIFWNSKKQASVALSTTEAEYIAIGQCYAQLLWMSHQLVHHYRAKHIDIKHHFIRDHCVN; the protein is encoded by the exons ATGGAATATGGAATCCTTGTTGATGAAACTAAGTATCGTAGAATGATTGGCTCATTACTGTATCTGACTGCAA GTGATAAGGAAGATAGAAAGAGCACACGTGGTACATGTCAATTACTTGGAAAGACATTGATATTCTGGAACAGTAAAAAGCAAGCATCAGTTGCATTatctaccactgaagctgaaTACATTGCTATTGGACAATGCTATGCACAATTACTGTGGATGTCCCATCAACTGG TTCATCATTATAGGGCAAAGCATATAGATATCAAGCATCACTTCATCAGAgatcatt gtgttaactaa